The following proteins come from a genomic window of Pseudomonas sp. MAG733B:
- the pqqA gene encoding pyrroloquinoline quinone precursor peptide PqqA: MAWTKPAYTDLRIGFEVTMYFASR, encoded by the coding sequence ATGGCCTGGACCAAACCTGCCTACACCGACCTGCGTATCGGCTTCGAAGTCACCATGTACTTCGCCAGCCGCTGA